The Macaca nemestrina isolate mMacNem1 chromosome 6, mMacNem.hap1, whole genome shotgun sequence genome window below encodes:
- the LOC105487435 gene encoding prostaglandin E2 receptor EP4 subtype isoform X2, whose translation MEPSLALQGCAPPATIMSTPGVNASTSLSPDRLNSPVTIPAVMFIFGVVGNLVAIVVLCKSRKEQKETTFYTLVCGLAVTDLLGTLLVSPVTIATYMKGQWPGGQPLCEYSTFILLFFSLSGLSIICAMSVERYLAINHAYFYSHYVDKRLAGLTLFAVYASNVLFCALPNMGLGSSRLQYPDTWCFIDWTTNVTAHAAYSYMYAGFSSFLILATVLCNVLVCGALLRMHRQFMRRTSLGTEQHHAAATAVTSVVSRGHPAASPGLPRLSDFRRRRSFRRIAGAEIQMVILLIATSLVVLICSIPLVANWKWSHKTTDGMSDECEAYLHIQEKCHTFGCEYSSTSYISQVWSEKSVKIQICRPSELLL comes from the exons ATGGA ACCCAGCCTTGCACTCCAAGGCTGCGCACCGCCAGCCACTATCATGTCCACTCCCGGGGTCAATGCGTCCACCTCCTTGAGCCCCGACCGGCTGAACAGCCCAGTGACCATCCCGGCGGTGATGTTCATCTTCGGGGTGGTGGGCAACCTGGTGGCCATCGTGGTGCTGTGCAAGTCGCGCAAGGAGCAGAAGGAGACAACCTTCTACACGCTGGTATGTGGGCTGGCTGTCACCGACCTGTTGGGCACTTTGCTGGTGAGCCCGGTGACCATCGCCACGTACATGAAGGGCCAATGGCCCGGGGGCCAGCCGCTGTGCGAGTACAGCACCTTCATTCTGCTCTTCTTCAGCCTGTCCGGCCTTAGCATCATCTGCGCCATGAGTGTCGAGCGCTACCTGGCCATCAACCACGCCTATTTCTACAGCCACTACGTGGACAAGCGGTTGGCGGGCCTCACGCTCTTTGCAGTCTATGCGTCCAACGTGCTCTTCTGCGCGCTGCCCAACATGGGCCTCGGTAGCTCGCGGCTGCAGTACCCAGACACCTGGTGCTTCATCGACTGGACCACCAACGTGACGGCGCACGCTGCCTACTCCTACATGTACGCGGGCTTCAGCTCCTTCCTCATTCTCGCCACCGTCCTCTGCAACGTGCTTGTGTGCGGCGCGCTGCTCCGCATGCACCGCCAGTTCATGCGCCGCACCTCGCTGGGCACCGAGCAGCACCATGCGGCCGCGACAGCCGTGACCTCGGTTGTCTCCCGGGGCCACCCCGCCGCCTCCCCAGGCTTGCCGCGCCTCAGCGACTTTCGCCGCCGCCGGAGTTTCCGCCGCATCGCGGGCGCCGAGATCCAGATGGTCATCTTACTCATTGCCACCTCCCTGGTGGTGCTCATCTGCTCCATCCCGCTCGTG GCAAACTGGAAGTGGAGTCATAAAACAACTGATGGGATGTCAGATGAGTGTGAAGCATATCTACACATACAAGAGAAATGCCATACATTTGG